TCTGCTGAAATGAGGCAGTTACAAGGCTTATATACTTCTACGTTGCACAATTTGTTCTTCAACAAACTTAAATAAGCAGAATGTGGTAAGTAACAGCAGCGATTGAAATTGTTCAGATAAGGAAGATCTAGACAGTCAGATTAGGAAGCCCTAATCTATAAGCAGTATATCCTTTTATGAATACTTCGCTCCTTTGCTAATTAAATCGTGCAGACGAGACCATTAGCTGCAAATATTTCCTAGCAAGTGAGGCCTGCAAAGGCATACGAGGTGTTGCTATGTTACTTGCACACTGTCCTCTTTAAAAGATGGCTGGTTGACCAGCGCTCAGTAGGAGGAAATTACATGGCAGAAGCGACCTACCTTTAGCTGAGGAGAGCAGTCAGTGCGGGTGAATCCAGCCCTCAGCTAGGACTGGCTGTAGGACTGTCATGCTGTAGGACTGAACGCTGACTCCAGCAGGGAAGGCGGCTTAAGCTCATCTCCACAGATCAGATGACAGGAGGGACAGCCCTGGCTGCACAATCCAGGTGAAGACCTGACTACGTAAGTGCAAGTGGCAGCACAGAAGAACACGGCCTGGAGTCAGTAAAATGATCGCAGAACTGTACTCTTAGATGactctgataatttttttcccattcattGATGCCCATTCCTCTTCATACATGGTGTTCCTACTGACAGTGAAAGGAACTATTCAGAGATAAAGGGTTTATAGGTAAAAATTGCAGCACAGCGCCAACTGGTACGTCGCTAAAGCCTTAGTTGTGCATGTGTACAGATATTGCATATCCACGAAATCTGCAAGGAAATCTGCAGTCTTAGCTAGTGAATTATAGTCTAattagaaaacagagaaaaagttcTAGCAATGAACAGGCAAGACAGGGAAGACCATGCTTGCCTCTTGTAATAGTTGTAGAGGACCAGAGTATAGGGGCTTACTAATAGAACAGAGAGGCATATTGTATTACAAgatgcagaaagcagaaagatttttattttgatttccaaTTAAGATTTAAAGTTGATCTAAAATATTTAAGGTGGCTTTTTATTTTGCCCCTGTATGTTTGAAATTGCTGGACTAGGTTAAAAGATACAAAGCTTCACATTTGGGAAGCTTACTGTATTTACAGTGAGCCTTCTCCCAAACATGGCTGATCTATAAGGCATTACCCAGCTTCCTTGAATTACCCCATGTAGTGCAGAGAAGAATTCAAACAGATGACTAAAactacaaataataaaaaataacctttATTCCCATTGAAAATAGGCATATGAGACACAAATGAATAAAACTGATGACAATGACCAGAAACCTAGTATCAGAGCAGCAAGCCAGGGAGCTTCTATGGAATGTTTGGGGGGACCGACCGGTAGCATACAGCTTCTGTGGCATGTATGTTATTATTTTTGCTGATGTAACACTGAAAAGCTGAGACATTATTATGCAAAAGGATAAAGGCGGCAGATCACTGGCAAACCGGGAGCCAGAGAACAAGGCAAAGACTGGCTCTGTTTCTTCCTGACAGCTGTGGAATAGATTTCTTGTGTTACAGGCAAGACTAAAAGAATAGCAGCATTAGATGACAAAAGGTGAAAGAATAAAGCAAGTAATAAAAAAAGGATAATGCAATACACCAGccatcaggaaaaagaaacatagaaGAGAGAAGAAGTTCTAGCAATGACCATGCTACTAGAATATGGAGGCATATTGCATTACAAGGTGCAGAAAACGTAAGGCACCTATCAGTCCTGAGGCTGAAAAGATTTTGATGGGACCTGCAAAAGAGGCTACTGCCTGTTCTTCATGTCAGAATGTACAAATTTGCCAGATTCTTGCTGACAATGATCAAGAACTCTTGTATtaggagaaaaagaagcagcagctcaggtgATATTGTCTGCTTTCCAGAGGATGaagggaagacaagaaaagacatttttcttttttccaattagCATATTCCTTAGAATCATTATTAACAAGAAAGTTTCAGGGTATCCAACttctggaagaatttaaaaatcaattattattttttagggGACTGTCTTAGTAGCACAGAACTGCACGGACTGGCACAACTAGCTGGAAGGACATTAAGCTTGGAAGTCAGGGAAAAAGATTGGGAGAGGATCATACAACCTTTTCACACCTAATGCAAAGGATGGAAATCGGGTATATGACCATACATCATGGAATAAAAAAACATATAGGAGTGACAGGTTAAAGAATACAGCTGTTTGCATCCTTTCCATCCAGCCAAAATCCATTATGCAGAGACACATAAAACAACCCTGAAATGTCTGTATATTGAACACACAATGTTTGTATGCAAGGAGCTTGGAAAATGGAATGTTGGATTTGGGTTTACTAGTAAAGTCTGTGAAATCAGGTATTAAGGGATTGaccaaaacacagcagaacagCAGTCATGACTAGAATACggaaattaaaggaaataaatacgGCTGCTTATAAAAAAGGACATGTGGCAGCCCAGCTTCAAATGTTTGTGTGGTGGTCAATTAAAGATATAAAACCCAAAATTTGCTCAAGACAATATTAAGAGTAAAAATAGAAATGACTGCCTTTGAGAGACAGTATTGAGGGTCTGTTACGAAATCAAGATCAAGTTTAGACATGGATTGTATTAATTAAGATTATAGAAGAAGGTACAGTAGAGGAATTGTACAGTTGTGTTTTCTGAGACTGAAAAGTCTCAAATGTTCTTAAACCTATAGATTATAAAAGCTGTGCTGGACTAAGTAGTTACAAGAGTTGCTCTGAGAGTGGACAGCTGGACTCAGATGGCATCTTCCAGTCTCACATTTTTATGCCTATAAAAACACTCATTAAAAACAGTCGTATCTGAtcacattttctttgtatgtttagTATGAAAGACATCCACTGTTGTTTCATGACAAGGTCGCAAGTCAAAGTCACAGTATCCAATGCTGAAACGACTCTGCAGAAATTAACAGAATTAACACGGTGAACATAGAATGAGCTCTTTTACAGTATAAGTTAATTAAAGAGGTCAAAGCATTCTTACCTGTGGTTTCTTAAAATAATCAAGACCCCTTCCAATCTTAATCATCCATCCATTGTtgaatctgttttaaaaattcacagattTGAATACTATGAGTATGTTGAATAAAAAAATAGTTATATCCACATGACGCACAAGCGCCTTGTTTCAATTACAGTTATTTCCTAGCATCGCCGATACCTGTATGAACCATGGAAGACACTGTTCTGTATAAAGAGACATCTACCATTATGTTTGCAGTTAGAACACATGAAACTATGGAGGGCTGATTTTAACCAGTTAGGGCCACTGCGTGCCACTGCGTTAACCACAGCTGTAATTAGAAATTGTCTCAAAAGTTAGGGTTAAGTAGTTTGACTTCAAATAACTAGCATTCGCTGATTTTTCGTTATCACCCACCTAATTTCTCGATCATGTATTGAAGATGAAAATGCAATATTCAGCGTTACTCCATAGTTCCTCAATGATTGCTGTATTTCTTCCAAGCCACTTATCTGCTGACTCCTCCCACTACCctgttaaaagtaaaaataatgtggtggggttttttttaaccacatATTCTACTTCTGGTCACCTCTTCCTAAACTCACCAACAAAACCTTTTTAGTAATAACTTAAACCAAAAGAAAGTAACTTGGATGAAGGTAGATTCGCAGTTTCAAAGACAGGATAAAAACCAGACAGATTACAGGTACACTTGCTAAGGGATGTGGAGGAGGAGCTCACTTTCAGCCCTTTGAAACTAGATATGAATTACTATTTAAGCCAAAATAAATGCAGTGATAGTTTGAGAGGTTTTAGCTCATCAAAGCCTCTAAAATGACAACTATATACAGctgttggaagagaaaaaaaaacacatctcaGTAGACGCTTTGGTTTTGATGACATTTTCCACAACAAAAGTGtcacaaaaatatcttttccatTTAAGAGCCTGCTTACCAAGAATTTGTTAGTTATCAGAAAACTCTGAACTTATAAAATCACTTACGTTCAActatcacatttttatttttctcttaatgtgTTTTCTGCTGCAGGCATCAGAGCCTCAGTCTAACAAGTACTGGTAAGTAAGAAcaaatctatattttaaaataagtattctttatatgtatatatacttgCATATGGTATCACCTGAGTACGaagaaacagaaaccaaaacctAGACACTTACTTCATCATAGGAAGTGAGGAGGTGGATTGTTTTCACTTTGCACGGCCCCTTAACTAGCATCTCGCAGAATCGTAGGAAGTTATACAACTGTAAAAGTGTTATTTAATTTAGTAACTTGGAATTTTTTTAGTAGTTACATCTGTATCAGTTACACTGAGTATCTACTTGCCTGATGAACATGCCTTATGTATGGGTCCTCCACCCAAACTTCAGAAACAATCTCAGTAAGGTACTCTTGGAAAAGCTTTTCGTAGCCGAAACCTGTTGCATTTTCCTCTATCCTGATTTGCTTATGGTATTTGCCGTCTGAAAAGAAAAGATCATGACATACTTTCTGTGTTAACAACCTCGCCCATAAAATGTTCACATAGCAACAGGTATTTGAATGCTAACAGGTACGTCTCGGCTCCATaccttgtttctctttttcaatgtgttttttaatgtcttcagCTCTGGTCATGTACTCGGATATTTTCTGCCGGTAACGATGCTTTTTTGCCTCATCTTTCGTGGCTGTGAATCAAAACCACACAGGCCGGTTCTCCTCGAGGCGGGGGAGGCGCGGGAAGCTGCGCCCTGCTTGGCCCGGGTCTCCCGGGGAGAGGCCACcagcttccccctccctccctgtgaGGCgacggggggccggggccggccctcGGCGGCAAGCACGGTTCGCGTCTCCTCACCACCACCCCCGGCTGGCGGCCTCCCACAGAGCCGGGGTGTATTTAACGACCAACCGCCCCAACGGTTGTAGTAAACGGCTGCCAAACCGCCcctcgcccggccgccgcccccccgcctgGTACCTTTcaccacctgcagcaggaggtcGATGCCCTCCTGGTAGCACACCAGCGACTCCTGGAACCGAGACGCCAGGTCCAGCTCCACCGCCCGCTTCACCGTCTCCGCCCCGGCCCGCTCCAGCGGGGCGGTGCCATCGCCCCCCGCCCGCGACATGGGCGCCGCGGCGGGGACTGCGACCGCGACCGGCACGGGGCGGCCACGCCCCCGCCAgcgccgcgggcgggggggacCCGCTGCGCATGCGCGCCGCTTCACCCGCCAGCGCGGGGAATAGAAAccgaagaggaggagggaaagggggctGTGCCTCACCGCTGTCCTTCCGCCAGCGCGGAACTGAAGTGCCGTGGCCCTGGTGCCTGTCCGGAAGACTGCGCACGGAGATGGCGGCCGCGGCGGGCCGAGGCGGCCTGGGGCACGTAGCCGCTTGGAAGGTGGTGGCCCGGGCTGGGGTTTGGTTCGGGCGCGACGCAGCACTGGTGCCACGCCTCTGGCTGTACGCGCTCCGCctgcggcagcggcgggcgcctCCCTCGTGAAGCGACGAGGGGCGGCGGGGAACGGCCCTGTCggcgccccgcagccgccgctgagggggaaagagagagggcgGCGGTTACGGGTAGCGTGAGGGGCCAAGCTTCACGCTGCTGCGGGCTTTGCTCCCTCGGGGCGCCACcaccgcggggcccggccggtgCCTCCCCTGAGAGGAGAGCGCGGCCGTTGGCAAGGCCGAGGAGCCTGCGGGCACCCGGTGTCAGCACGGTCCGTTCTTCACCCAGCGAGAGATGTACTGAGCACAGGATATGTGTTCACCCGGTCTGAGTTTGAGTGGCTGTGTAATCTGTTTGTGAGTATGAAGAGCTATAAAGAAAGTTACCTCCTGCTCTCTTTGCAGATGCTGGGGAAGAGGATGGAGGGGATGGCGTCTGCAGCGTGGGTTCGTTGTCTCTTTACCAGGTCGAGAATTCCAGACTCGGTATGTGCTTCAGTagatgagaaactgaaaaatagataTTAGCCTTCTTAATTCTGTGCTTTCTGTGGTATGGCAGACTTCTAGAGACTGTGAGAAGAGCAGGTTCACGGTGTGCTGAGTGAGGAATTGGCTAAACAGcaaggctcaaagggttgtagtgaatggggctacatctggctgtcGACCGGTGACCATCccagggccagttctgttcaatatctttatcagtggtCTTGGTGCAGGATTTAAACGCACCGTTaggaagtttgctgatgataccaaactggcaGGTGCTGTGGGCTCTTTCAGGGGACAGGAGGctttgcagagggatctggatagattggagcattgggctatgattaatgggatgaaatttaacaagtcgaaatgctGGATTTTGCACCTGGACAGAGTAATGCTGGGaccaagtataaattgggagaggagtggctggagagcagccctgcagaaagggatctgggggtgctggtcgacagcaggctcaataggcgtcagcagtgtgccctggcagcccagagggcaaaccgcatcctggagTGCACCAAACACACCATAACCAGCCAGTTAGAAGCAATGAtcatcccgctgtattcagcactCATGTgacctcaccttgagcactgtgtgcagttctgggccccacaatttaagaaggatgggAAGGTCCTTGAATGCTTCCAGATGGTGAAAGGCTGGAAGGCATGCTGTATGAAGAGCGActgaggactctgggcttgtctagtttggagtgaaggaggctgaggggcaacctcattgctctctacagcttcctgaggagggaacatggagagggaggtgctgatctcttctgcctgggatccagtgacaggacacatgggaatggctctaagctgcgccaagggaggttcagactggacattaggaagcatttctttgcagcgagggtggtcaaacactggaatgtgcttcctagagaggtggtcaatgccccacacttgtcagtgttgaagaggcatttggacaatgcccttaacaacatgctttagcttggtcagccctgaagtggtcaggcagttggactagatgatcattgtaggtcccttccaactggaatagTGTAGTCTATTCAATAAACAACTAAAACCAAAGGATGAGGAGTTTGACTTACAttgtacatttttacatttacatttttagctTATCTTTCTTGCAAGATACCTACTAGTGTCAGTTGACTCTTCCTTAAAATCATTCTTAAAGCCTTAATCCATTGAGAGGCTAAGCAGAGTTTCTTCAACAAGATGCATGTGAATTAAGTGCTGTGCTGGTATAGAGTGTTGTCCAGGTATTTCTATGCAGTTGTA
This genomic interval from Calonectris borealis chromosome 1, bCalBor7.hap1.2, whole genome shotgun sequence contains the following:
- the MITD1 gene encoding MIT domain-containing protein 1 isoform X6, which produces MTRAEDIKKHIEKEKQDGKYHKQIRIEENATGFGYEKLFQEYLTEIVSEVWVEDPYIRHVHQLYNFLRFCEMLVKGPCKVKTIHLLTSYDEGSGRSQQISGLEEIQQSLRNYGVTLNIAFSSSIHDREIRFNNGWMIKIGRGLDYFKKPQSRFSIGYCDFDLRPCHETTVDVFHTKHTKKM
- the MITD1 gene encoding MIT domain-containing protein 1 isoform X5 → MTRAEDIKKHIEKEKQDGKYHKQIRIEENATGFGYEKLFQEYLTEIVSEVWVEDPYIRHVHQLYNFLRFCEMLVKGPCKVKTIHLLTSYDEGSGRSQQISGLEEIQQSLRNYGVTLNIAFSSSIHDREISCQEETEPVFALFSGSRFASDLPPLSFCIIMSQLFSVTSAKIITYMPQKLYATGRSPQTFHRSSLACCSDTRFLVIVISFIHLCLICLFSMGIKVIFYYL
- the MITD1 gene encoding MIT domain-containing protein 1 isoform X1; the encoded protein is MSRAGGDGTAPLERAGAETVKRAVELDLASRFQESLVCYQEGIDLLLQVVKATKDEAKKHRYRQKISEYMTRAEDIKKHIEKEKQDGKYHKQIRIEENATGFGYEKLFQEYLTEIVSEVWVEDPYIRHVHQLYNFLRFCEMLVKGPCKVKTIHLLTSYDEGSGRSQQISGLEEIQQSLRNYGVTLNIAFSSSIHDREISCQEETEPVFALFSGSRFASDLPPLSFCIIMSQLFSVTSAKIITYMPQKLYATGRSPQTFHRSSLACCSDTRFLVIVISFIHLCLICLFSMGIKVIFYYL
- the MITD1 gene encoding MIT domain-containing protein 1 isoform X4, which produces MSRAGGDGTAPLERAGAETVKRAVELDLASRFQESLVCYQEGIDLLLQVVKATKDEAKKHRYRQKISEYMTRAEDIKKHIEKEKQDGKYHKQIRIEENATGFGYEKLFQEYLTEIVSEVWVEDPYIRHVHQLYNFLRFCEMLVKGPCKVKTIHLLTSYDEGSGRSQQISGLEEIQQSLRNYGVTLNIAFSSSIHDREIRFNNGWMIKIGRGLDYFKKPQSGLHLDCAARAVPPVI
- the MITD1 gene encoding MIT domain-containing protein 1 isoform X2, coding for MSRAGGDGTAPLERAGAETVKRAVELDLASRFQESLVCYQEGIDLLLQVVKATKDEAKKHRYRQKISEYMTRAEDIKKHIEKEKQDGKYHKQIRIEENATGFGYEKLFQEYLTEIVSEVWVEDPYIRHVHQLYNFLRFCEMLVKGPCKVKTIHLLTSYDEGSGRSQQISGLEEIQQSLRNYGVTLNIAFSSSIHDREIRFNNGWMIKIGRGLDYFKKPQSRFSIGYCDFDLRPCHETTVDVFHTKHTKKM
- the MITD1 gene encoding MIT domain-containing protein 1 isoform X3 yields the protein MSRAGGDGTAPLERAGAETVKRAVELDLASRFQESLVCYQEGIDLLLQVVKATKDEAKKHRYRQKISEYMTRAEDIKKHIEKEKQDGKYHKQIRIEENATGFGYEKLFQEYLTEIVSEVWVEDPYIRHVHQLYNFLRFCEMLVKGPCKVKTIHLLTSYDEGSGRSQQISGLEEIQQSLRNYGVTLNIAFSSSIHDREIRFNNGWMIKIGRGLDYFKKPQLSGRNRASLCLVLWLPVCQ